The following coding sequences lie in one Vanessa atalanta chromosome 1, ilVanAtal1.2, whole genome shotgun sequence genomic window:
- the LOC125070827 gene encoding carbonic anhydrase 1, with protein MATQEWGYSIENGPATWVEKFPEARGARQSPVDIDTSRASSGGSAPPLVWRYSVNHPRSVVNPGYCWRVDENGYDSELRGGPLGSDVYKLQQWHCHWGAVNGEGSEHTVDGRAFSGELHLVHWNTSKYNSFAEAAGQTDGLAVLGVLLMVGSKHHELDKVVKLLPYIQHKGDKVTFSEPLNPANLLPPRVAYWTYPGSLTTPPCTESVTWILFKEPVQVSAEQLALMRKLRCGEASCGVEAMELLHNYRPTLPLGNRELRDYGGN; from the exons GCCCAGCGACTTGGGTAGAGAAGTTTCCTGAAGCCAGAGGTGCCCGTCAAAGTCCTGTCGATATAGATACATCTCGTGCCAGTAGCGGTGGAAGCGCTCCGCCTCTTGTATGGCGCTACTCCGTCAATCACCCAAGATCTGTCGTTAACCCGGGCTACTGCTGGCGGGTCGATGAAAACGGCTATGActcag AACTTCGCGGTGGTCCACTCGGATCAGACGTGTATAAGCTCCAACAGTGGCATTGTCACTGGGGTGCTGTCAATGGTGAAGGTTCGGAGCACACCGTGGACGGTCGTGCCTTCTCCGGCGAGCTACACCTTGTTCATTGGAATACTAGCAAATACAATAGTTTTGCTGAGGCGGCAGGACAAACGGATGGACTCGCTGTTCTTGGAGTATTGTTAATG gtTGGGTCCAAGCATCACGAGCTAGATAAGGTGGTGAAGTTGCTGCCATACATCCAACACAAAGGCGATAAAGTAACATTCTCTGAACCCCTGAATCCCGCTAACCTGCTTCCCCCGCGCGTCGCTTACTGGACATACCCCGGCTCGCTGACGACACCGCCATGCACAGAATCCGTCACTTGGATTCTGTTTAAGGAACCGGTACAAGTTTCTGCTGAAcag ttagCGTTAATGAGAAAATTAAGATGTGGCGAAGCGTCGTGCGGAGTTGAAGCAATGGAACTGCTTCATAACTATCGGCCCACTCTCCCCCTCGGCAATCGAGAGTTACGCGATTACGGTGGCAACTAA